The following proteins are encoded in a genomic region of Salvelinus namaycush isolate Seneca chromosome 12, SaNama_1.0, whole genome shotgun sequence:
- the LOC120057523 gene encoding fibroblast growth factor receptor homolog 1-like, giving the protein MRQGSCFNTSGLGLQHIIKAGREGVYYKAKMICGTCKGHFIVTCKIIKEGATHRRVAREVSIMRKLGTHKNVLQLLDWNITQAPYMLILESVSSGTLRSFLQVNQDQLSRDSQLQNLFTTAAYHIAHAMRHLCSKMVVHCDLALRNIMVNHFPREVKLAEFGLAQDLTHKRSYRSSCKGDYMQSVPLRWYPPEYFRKNNYYSFKGDVWAFGIVLWEMQTFGTLPYPNLEAPELVVHYVCSGQRNSVPETCRPEILQTIRDCWLEPNTQRPSFNDIVRDLENILEDDEDYVKVDDGVLMANIEFGDQGQIQPTLLHGD; this is encoded by the exons ATGCGACAA GGTTCCTGCTTCAACACGTCTGGGCTAGGTCTACAGCATATCATCAAGGCAGGGAGGGAAGGGGTGTACTACAAGGCTAAGATGATATGTGGCACCTGCAAGGGCCACTTCATTGTCACCTGCAAGATTATCAAAGAGG GGGCTACTCACAGGAGAGTAGCCAGAGAGGTGAGCATCATGAGGAAGCTGGGTACCCACAAGAACGTGCTGCAGCTGCTAGACTGGAACATCACACAGG CTCCTTACATGCTGATCCTAGAGTCGGTGAGCAGTGGGACACTGCGCAGTTTCCTTCAAGTGAATCAAGACCAACTGAGCAGGGACAGTCAACTGCAAAATCTCTTCACCACAGCAGCATATCACATTGCCCATGCAATGAGACACCTGTGCTCTAAAATG GTGGTGCACTGTGACCTAGCCCTGAGGAACATTATGGTGAACCATTTTCCCAGAGAGGTGAAGCTGGCAGAGTTTGGACTGGCCCAAGACCTGACTCACAAAAGGAGCTATCGCAGCAGCTGCAAAGGGGACTACATG CAAAGTGTGCCCCTGCGTTGGTATCCCCCAGAGTACTTCAGAAAAAACAACTACTACAGCTTCAAAGGGGATGTCTGGGCATTTGGCATTGTGCTGTGGGAGATGCAAACATTTG GGACCTTACCATATCCTAACCTGGAGGCTCCAGAGTTGGTGGTGCACTATGTCTGCTCTGGACAAAGGAACTCAGTCCCAGAGACATGTAGGCCAGAGAT ACTGCAGACGATTAGGGACTGTTGGCTGGAGCCGAACACCCAAAGGCCCTCCTTCAACGACATAGTCAGAGACCTGGAGAACATCCTGGAGGATGATGAA GATTACGTCAAAGTGGACGACGGAGTCCTAATGGCCAATATTGAATTTGGCGACCAAGGTCAAATCCAACCCACTCTCCTTCACGGAGACTAA